TCCACGCCCTTCAACGCCGCCAGTTCCTCCCGCAGTGCTCTGCCTGAGCCGCCCACTACCTGATCGAAGGCGTCCGCGCGGCCCAGCAGTCGCCGCACCCGCACGAGGTCCGGCGCGCCCAGCGCCACGAACCGCCACGCGGGGAACGCCTGCGCTGCGTACCCCACCTCGTCCAGGCCCCGCAGCCCGTCGAACACCGGCGCCTCGCCCCAGTGCGCCGTGTCCGCGATCAGCGACCCCAGCGCCTGCGCCATCCCGCCCGGATGCGCCTCGCGGTACGCGGCCGTCAGGCGGAATCGTTCCTCGCGGTCCCGCACGGGCACGCCACCCGTCGCGGGGAGGATCATCACGGCGTCCGTCACCTCGCGCCGGTCCGGCAGCACCCGCACGCCCGCATCCGAACCCGTCAGCGCCGACAGGGCCGTGCTCTTGCCCACCCCCGTCACCCCCACCAGGACCGTCAGGGGCAACTCGGACAGCGCCCGCTCGGACGACGTGGGCGGCGCGCCCGGCGGGCGCAGGAACGGCAGGGGAGACGCA
The Deinococcus sedimenti DNA segment above includes these coding regions:
- a CDS encoding ATPase codes for the protein MSASASPLPFLRPPGAPPTSSERALSELPLTVLVGVTGVGKSTALSALTGSDAGVRVLPDRREVTDAVMILPATGGVPVRDREERFRLTAAYREAHPGGMAQALGSLIADTAHWGEAPVFDGLRGLDEVGYAAQAFPAWRFVALGAPDLVRVRRLLGRADAFDQVVGGSGRALREELAALKGVDAVFNGADLDELAALPAQGFAPADVLAKVKIVVSERRNYDPAAAEAFLRTLPPARALVLDTVLLDPAGVAAAVQAWAGGEA